The nucleotide sequence CCTTTTACTGCTAATACACTTCGAGAAGCTTCTTTACTGCTTTTCATATCCTTTTCTAGTTCCACCTAACTCTCTTCCTGCATGCTCAGGCAATGTCTCTCTGTTCTGGGTACCTTGTACCTCCTGCCTTCTTTTTGTGCGTGGGCTGGCTGAGCACTCGCTTCACCTGTGCTGGCTTGCAGAACCTTTCACACATAGGAATTGACTACTGGTGTTTTGAGGAGGTTGAGGTTTGGAATTAGGctgaaactcttttttttttttttcccccttttctttgtccctaaaaaggcaaaaaaattatatttgaaCATTGCCAGAACCTGAGACTGAACATGGGAAACCTAGGTGCAAAGGGCTAGACAATAAAAGGAATGCTTGAGCTGTTACCTTGGTAAGTTTGGAAAAACATGTGATGGAATCCTAGTGCTGGTAACCAGCAGAGCCTTTGCTGCTACTGTGAACACAGTGCTTTCAGTTCCACTTGTGTTGGTCAGAGCTGGGAGTGGAAGAGCTGGGTTGAGGGAGGAGGCCTGAAGAGCAGTTCTGCCCAcacttccagtgcctgaggagCAACAGCTGTTGGGCTTTCCTTTTGTTTACATTTAACCTTTAAGCAGTGTTTAATCCAGAAATGCAGATATTGTGGTTGTGCTATTTATTAAAAAGAACCTTTGAGCCATGTGAAAGTTAACAAATTTGAGCAAGTGGTCCTTTCCTTGCCCCTCAGGGTTCTGGAATTCCCAATGACTTCTACATTCTGCTAGCCAAGCCATGGCTGCCCTGCATTAAGGGTCACAATCTCTTTCCTCAGCAATTTTTACAGACCAAGGAAAATCTTCAGCTATGGAATTTTCCTGCCCCTCATTTCAGCAGGGAGAATACCTCTGTGAAGCAGCCTCTGAATGCCTGTTGACTGCCTTTGATGAACACCAGTGTTTCCAGAAGAAAGTtactgtgctgccagcccaacagctcctgctgctgtccaaCATTGCTTAGTATTTCATCTATTTAACTGAATTAATTCACTATGGAATAGGATATTAAGAAATAGCTGAAACTGTTGGGCTTTATGACCTAGGCACTAAATTATGCCTAGCAACTGAAAAAGGAATTTAACTCAAGTGAGCCTGCACGTAAAGAGTGCATTTTGTGTAACTAAACCTGTAGCCAGGGGGCTAGTGATGATTGAGAACAGCTTTAACACACATTTGCAACTTACTAGCCAGATATTCTGTCACTAGTTACAAGTCAAATTGGACTTTAGTACCTGCAAAAATGCCTGATGGTGGAAATGAGAACAGGGCAGAAAGTATTCAAGACACATAATCCCCATGGACTTTTCCATCAAGTGACTCTAGGAGCTGTCTGTTAGGAATCCCATCAGGATACAGGACTCATCCAAAATGTTATCCCCTACCACGTAAGGAGGatacagcagcctgccccacaggctCTTGACAGGTGCCATCCACCAGTGCTGTTGTGTTGGCCTGTCCTTGGAGTGCACTGCACCtgggtccagctggagagctgataGGATGCAGCAGTGCCGCTCTACTGCAATGtctgaagagctgcagtgaCAAGCTGTAAAAAACATGCTCTCAACTAAGCAATGAAAGCCAGGACCAGATGTCAAAGTTTTTTGTGTTCCATACTTAGCTGAGtagaaaatatatttatttgagaaataaacacacaaccccccacccccaaacagaTAAAGCATTCATCTTGCCATCTATTTGCAGGCCCCATTCCAGGTAGTGAGAGCTCTGAATGCCCTCTGTCCTAAAGGTATCCTCTGTTAATCTGAGTTAGCTCCGCAGCGATTGTACAGGATTAGCTGTAACAGGAGTCTTGAAACATGTGGCAGGTACTCACGGGCTTGAGCAGTGGCAGGGTGCTAGTGAAATGGTACCCCATTGCATGGCTACCTTCTAAATGTTCACCTGAGCAAGTGGGTTTAGGAAGCAAGGGCTTTCCCATCCTAGCCCATATCAACACCACCCAAATCTGGAGGTAGTTTGAGGCAGGTAAAGGCAGCACCATCACATCAAAGCATCCCTGGCTGATGTAAGGAACTTGCACGCTCGTGAGCCATGGGTAAACAGGGTTTTACTAACCATGGCAGGTGAATTCTGCATGGTTTGGGGAAGAAGTGAGCTATGATGCTGACACAGGGTTTAACAtgtatttactttttttaaagAGTGAAGGCTGCCTCCCATTCAGGTGGCTGCAGTCCTGTCTTAACAGCACTGTGAAGGCCACTTTTTAAGACTTTTGCAGCTCTGTTCTCACAGACTCATCTAATGTAGATGAAACCTCTTTGCCAACACTCAACCACTTGTTTTTGTTGGTGCATTTCTACACCAAGTTTGCCAGCCAGTATCTTGACAAGATCAACACAAGATCTTAAGGAAATGCATTTATCTCTCATTTCTGGTAATCTTGAGGAAAGGGTTTTATAAGACATTCTTTGTCAAAACACTACACAAAAGGGCAATGGGGTTTTGTTCAATCAAAATAATCTTCTATATCAATATCTGGATTGAGGAGATTTTCACCATAGGCTGAAAGGTCCATCTGATTTAAAATTAGGttttcaaaggtttcttccaagtCTGTTTCACCTATCAGCACAGCTCCCATCATTCTGCCATTCTGCATCACCACTTTAACATACTCTTGTCCTTTGGTACACCTCAGCATCAGTTCATGGTCTAAACCCAAGCCTTGAGCATTGTATTTTCCCAAAACCACCACctaacagaaggaaaaaggaaaagcactGGTAAGAACGCTGCAGTGGCTTTTAGTGTTTCTAGTGATAACAGTTCCAAGCTTTAAAAGACAAATATAAACAGGGAACTATTTGTCCCTGGGGACTATCCCCCTCCCTTCCAGAGTATTTAAAATCTTCATCTTGAAATACCATTCACAACCCCCCAGTAATGACCCAGGGAGCATGCTCAAATGTGTGGAATTTATCCATGAACAGAAATTTACTGAAATGAGCAATACAAAGATGCAAAGCAGATCAGTTGTCAGTCACCAAATAAAATTTTCAGGGTCAGCACTCAAAGTTAGTATGAATGGAGAAAATCTAAACTAAGACTATTATACAGTGCAAACTGGTTTGTTCTCATTAAAGCATCTGCTCAGTATTAGCAAGGGAATACAAACAGCACTCTGTGTTATTCCATAGTTTAACACTATTGGACTTTACCTTGTAATTGAAAAACTTTGTAACATGAGCAAACAGTTCAAAGCAGAAATCCATATCAATAGATTCCCCTAAAGTATCTGCAGCCATGCATTTTGCTGCATACCATCCCATCTGCCTGGCTTGAGTCCACAgtctcatctgaaaaaaaacaccattaGAAGACTTTACAAGCACAGAACTGTGTCAGTGTGCAGTGCCCCACACTcacagctctcagcagggcatACAATGGATTTACATTGCACCCAGCTTTCAGCCAGAAAGGGAGGTGCTTGCCATTAACACACCTgggattatagaatcacagcacagtttgggttggaagggacccccacaggtcatctagtccagccccactgcagtcagcagaaacatcctccaccagatcgggctgcccagagccctgttgagcctcaccttgaatatgtccagggatggggcctcaaatacctccctgggcaacctgttccagtgttccaccaccttcatggtgcagaagtTGTTCCTAACATCAAACTAAATCtctaatttcaagccattgccccttgccctatcactgcaggcctttggaaaaagtccctctgcagccttcctgtaggcctccttcaggtactggaaggccactgttaggtctccctggagctttctgttctctaggctgaacatgcCCAGTTCCCTCACCCTGTCTttggagaggtgttccagccccccagtcattttcatggccctcctttggacccacttcaacaggtccatgtccctgtGTTGAAGGCTCTAGAGCTGTTTATCAGTTCCTGCCTCCATAGCAGTGCATGATGATTTACTTTGTAGATCAGCCCactgctgagctcctgtgttTGGGTGTACCTGATGCCACACCGGACTAGGTTCCCACGATGCTGTGCAGATATCTCCAGCCGCGTATGTATCTGGCACGgatgtgtgcatgtgtttaTCCACCTTCAGACCTCCATCTTCACCTACATCAAACTAAAGTATTTGCACAGATCAGCAGcaagaaaaataatcatttaAACCAAGTAATTCAACTTGATCCATGTTAAGCAGTCATCTCATTTGTTACTCTGTAAAGGCAGACTTCTAAAAAAGTTTAGTAAATTCACTATTCTGCTTAATCAAAACATGGgctgatagaatggtttgggttggaagggacttccaaagatcatctagtcccaactcctctgccatgagcagggacattctctactagatcaggctgcccagagccctatcAAGTCTGATCGTGAATATCTcaaaggatggggcctcagctccctccctcggcaacctgttgcagtgtcccagcacccacctggcaaagaacttgttcctaacttccaatctaaatcttctcttgtttcaaaccattgcccctcatcctatcactgcaggcctttggaaacagtccctctgcagccttcttgtaggcccccttcaggtactggaaagctgctttaaggtctccccagagccttttcctctccaggctgaacacccccatctccctcagcctgtccttgtagcagaggtgttgtaGCTCtttaatcattttcatggcccacTTCCGGACCCaccccatcaggtccatgtccttcttgtgttgaaggcaccagagctagacacagtactccatgtgACGCCACACCTACCTTattttagagtagaatagagtagagtagagtagagtagaatagaatagaatagaccagaccagaccaggttggaagagaccttcaagatcatcgtgtccaacctatcatccaacaccacctaatcaactaaaccatggcaccaagcaccctatcaagtctcctgaacacctccaatgatggtgactccaccacttccccaggcagccattTTGAAACGCTGTACAAATGTTTCATGTCAGAATAAAAGCATAAATCAGCTGAAGACACTTATTTCAACTGACTTAAACCCCAACTTAAACTCTGAAAGAAATCAGTATACTTACATCATTGCCATCAAGAAATGGTTTAACATTTGGCACGACTCCAGTTGCACTGACAATGAAATTGCATCCATAAATGTTGCCATTAGTTAATTCCACATATACAGGCCACAgaactgaaaaaggggaaaattttGCCCTGAGAATGTAATCAACAGAAGTTAATAATATTATTAATTATGTCTTTAATATATCAAGAtactaaataaaaagaaatgcatcgaaagaagaaaaagaggttaCCTATCACATCCCTTACCTTCATTCCAGGACTAGTAAAACATGAGATTTTGGAGCTTTGCCCCATGTCTTGCTGTTAACTTTCTCTGGGATTTTCCTCAAAGACCCTCATTggtaggggggaaaaataccATGTCCTGCCACTGCTTCAGATCTGTGGGATGTTCTCTGAACTATGCAATTGCAAAATACTCTTTTATATCTGTAAATTTACAGATACAGAGGAAATGCCATGAAAGCAAAAAgattctggaataggctgcccagggaggttgtggatgcctcctccttgagagtgttcaaggccagcgtccctgtccatggtggggaggttgatGTAGAttatctctaaggtcctttccaacctaggccattctatgatcaaaGATTTGGCTTCCAAGGATGTTATGCTGGAAGTAACTGGCTATTAAAACAGTACTTTAATACTAATTTTCTTTCAGTGGAACTTAGAGATACAACTGTTTATGAaacaatattttctttctttgaaggATTACTTCACTTTTGACACTAAAtgttttttttgcttctgtttaACTTCACTGTTAGTAAATGATTTTATTAGACTATCACACAAGGAGGGAATATTCTGCATACAGGATTTGAGTGTGTGTGGGAAAAGAGCCTGACTCCTAACATTTTGTAATTTAATTGCAACCCATAAATCACATTCTCAACTACTAGAAACTGCTCAACCTCCAGTTAATTTCTAGAAATAAGAGATTTATTTTCTAGATGTGTCTTTGCTCTAAACCAGCAAACAAGATCAagcatgctccagcactgctttatcttcaacatcatctaatcagcATTGCTACCTACCCTCATCTGGTTCTGCTTTTTGTCCTTCCTTAGGAAAAGCCAAAGAAGTTTGCTGCAGTAGTAGAAATTCTTGCTGCAGGTGTATTTTCTTTACTTCACACAGTATTTCAATATGTACTTTATGAGAAAACTAAAGCAAAAATTGTAAACATAATGATCAGCAATAGTAGTATTTATAATAGCAAGGATATCTCCACTTACTAAACCTCCCCCCTTTCCATCTTAAAGTGAACACATTAGCCAagctccttttccttttgtggCACAGATCTAACAACAGCAAGTGGTGATTTCCCTGCTTTTTCAGCAGATGGTCCCTGAAATTCCAAGACAATCTAGGTATCAAGTTCTTCTGAGTTTACAGGAAGAGAACACTCATCTTTGCTATCTTTCAGGAATTCAAATCCTTCACTTTTCCCTCACAGATTACATTCTGGAAACAGTAAGTTTATGTTCTAAAGGctgtaaaaagaaaatagattttGTTCCCCCAACCTGTGTTGCAACCACTCCTATTTTGAGCTTGAACTGGAAAGTTACCCATTTCTCTGAACTATTTTGTTGGTTCAGGCCTTGAGCTATTTCATTCTCCACTACACAAACATTTCCACAACCTTCAACAGTCAAAACACCATCCATTCATCTGCTGAATACCCTAAACATTCTTTACTTGGTATTGTAAAGCCACTTCTGCCAAATCTAGGGCTGATCACGTTTGCAAGGTCTTTTTTATTTAACTGCATGCAACAGATGTAAACCCCCAACAGCTCAGAAATTAATAGATGAAaacctcattaaaaaaaaaggatgaaataAGAggatttttgctttattttaaacaTGAAACTCTTCACAGTGCTCATGTCCACCACTGATTTTGCATTTTATTATCATCTGTGCCAAGAGACTGCTGTTCTCTGTTACCTCTGTACAAATTCTACTGTGCTCTGTTTTTTCATGGCTGCTAAAATCAGCCCAACAAAGGTGCCACTGCTTCTGGTTAAAGCTAAGGCTGACACCAGTTCTCCAGAAACATCAAACCAGTATTTGTGTTACAATCTGAAGAGCTAAAGCCATGCCAGTGGAATTGACTagccccctttttccctttttggggGTCTAGTAATGCTGAATGTAACATTTAAAGTTTTCTCAACCTTACCCACTTGAAGCAACATTTGAACAAATGTATAAGCAAGATTATAACCATACCTCTTTAGTTCCTTTAAGAGCTAAGCCTTCATGCCAATCAGGGCCTAAGGCACTGCCTGGTTTGTCAGATGCTGCTATAGGTCTTTCTTTTTCATCACTTCCTGAAGGAAAGAGATAAGCAGTGTCAGATTTAGTGTGCATCCTTCATTGCCTGCAGAATTCAGAACAAGGACTCAATTAAGAGAAATAGATCTGGTTGCCCAAAGGGAAGACAAAAGTGTGTAttccccacaaaaaaacccacattgcTTTGCAGACAAATTATCTCCAAGCCACTATTTTTAAACACCTTTTGACTTGAGGCATGTCATGACTTCACTCTTCTTTGAAACAAGCATGCCACTGCAGACTCAGCTGCTTAATATCACTGCTAACACACAAACTGATGTCCATTTGCTGGCATATATGCACTGTCCCCTCCATTGCACCAAAGTGCAAATTCTAACATAGAATAATGCATATGAAGAACTTTGGGTGCTCTTTTGTGATGTTTAGGCTGACTCTTTTGCAATTTATTCTTCCAACCAGAAGCCTAGAACCATGTTCTTCttgtttgttgttattttggtCATAAATCTGTTTGTGTAATGTATGTTCATGCATTCCCAGCTAGCTGTTGTTACTAAAACTGCAGTCTCACTGCACCTGTAGTAACATCCTGTGAGGTTTCACCTGGCCCTCCAGTAGGTTATAGGAGAACTCCTTCCTGACATAAGTCAGATGAACTGTTAAAATATTACAGTGGATGGAATACAGGAAATGAAATGTAAACTTGGCACAGCTATAAACACATTTGTTGCAGTTTGTAGGGAACTGTATTACATGCTGTCAGGCATCTACAGAAATTCTGGATGGATTTTTAGATCACCTTCTTCTGTTTTTATTAAAGAATGAAATGCTATTGATGGCAACAACAAACCTTATGGCCTGCTAAATTAACTGCCTTTGATatttaatgctgctgctgcagcgtTAGGAGACTAGAACATCCTACCTTCCATTGTATACTTGGTTCTTTTGCACTCAATTGGAGTCTCTTGGTTTTCAGCAGTTAGCTTTGGAATGAGAaattcagctgctcctgcatcaAAAAAGGTGTTCCCAATGGCTTTGTCTTTGATAGCCCAGATTACTTCACAGCCTTGAATTTCATACCTGTGGACATTTAAACAATGCATGAAGTGACAAACTACACGAAAATGATCCTGACTCTTAGCAACACAACTAGAAGCATGCCAGGTTTCATTCCAAAAAGCTGGGAATATAAAACCTGCTACTTTTAAAGCTAGCAAATTCACCACTGCTTCTAAATATTTACATCAGGAacccattaaaacaaacaaacaaacaaaaccaagcacctCTTCAAGCTGACAGGTTGTAATTTCTCACCAGCACAACCTTTACTGAACTGGGGTAGGAGGTGAGAGAAGGCAGATCAAAATTACAATCATTCTACTTAGTATTTCCAGCTttccacaacaacaaaaagcaaaaaaaaaagtgcattttTGGCCAGCTTGGCCACTGCTCCCACTGCTTAGAACAAGCATTTGGATCTGGTTTGCATTACCTGGTAGATGAACTAGTAGAGACACGGAGAGGACAATTTAGTGCAAGTGAGAAAGTTAATGCCTGCAATGCAAACCAAGACCACATAATTGCATACTACAGGTGGTTCTAGAATCTAGAAGACTGCAGGACCACATGGTTCAGTATCCTACTTGTGACAAAGGCCACGTCAGACACTTCAAAAGCTGTCAAATGAGGCTGAGTGCAAGATAAGCTGCCTCTTCATTCCCATTACACCTTCTGTCTCCAGAAATCAAATTTTGCAACTTAAATATTGCCCTTGATAGTCTTAATAGAAATCTGTTGATGCCAGATCACAAAAGTGCTGCATGTTCTCAATATCTCTGTGTCAAAGCT is from Dryobates pubescens isolate bDryPub1 chromosome 15, bDryPub1.pri, whole genome shotgun sequence and encodes:
- the PYROXD1 gene encoding pyridine nucleotide-disulfide oxidoreductase domain-containing protein 1; this translates as MAAAPDVARSRFVVVGGGIAGVTCAEKLAMDFPSEDIFLITASPVIKAVTNFKQVSKTLEEFDVEEQPSSLLEKRYPNIKVIQSGVKHLKSAEHKVLTEDGKEYIYDKLCLCAGAKPKLILEGNPYVLGIRDTDSAEAFQKNLAQAERIVVVGNGGIALELVYEIQGCEVIWAIKDKAIGNTFFDAGAAEFLIPKLTAENQETPIECKRTKYTMEGSDEKERPIAASDKPGSALGPDWHEGLALKGTKEFSHKVHIEILCEVKKIHLQQEFLLLQQTSLAFPKEGQKAEPDEVLWPVYVELTNGNIYGCNFIVSATGVVPNVKPFLDGNDFDVGEDGGLKVDKHMHTSVPDTYAAGDICTASWEPSPVWHQMRLWTQARQMGWYAAKCMAADTLGESIDMDFCFELFAHVTKFFNYKVVVLGKYNAQGLGLDHELMLRCTKGQEYVKVVMQNGRMMGAVLIGETDLEETFENLILNQMDLSAYGENLLNPDIDIEDYFD